The DNA region CTGGGTTTAAAAAACATTACTCATATTGAAGCCGCTGCGCCTGCTATGCCGTTAGGTGGTTATAGTCTCTATTCTGGTTTTTACCTTAATGAGTTATTGGTTCGCCTTTTATCAGTGGAACATCAAGCTGAAGGGTTGTTTTTAGACTATCACCGAGCGTTACTCGCACTAGCTAAGCAGTTTTGCTCAAGTCACCTTCGCTATTTTGAAATGGCACTGTTATTAGAGTTAGGTGCTTTGCCTTCTCTTTCCTATGATACCCAAGGTGATTTGCTTGATAAGCATTGTCAGTATCGATTTATTACCGAGAGTGGTTTCCTCCCAGTTGTAACCACTCAAGAATCATATTTTTCTCATGGGAAAGGCTGTTTATCTGGGGCAATGTTGCTAGCATTAGCCGCGCAAGATCTACAACCCGATCAGTTCAATCAAGCCAAAGGGTTAATGCGTTATTTACTGAACCCATTACTAGGTAACAAGCCATTATTAAGTAGGCAATTATTCAGTAAGAAAGCGGATTAGCATATAATATTTATTCAACCAAACACATGAACCCAATACGATACTGTTTTATATCATCGTTGGTATTGTGTGTTTTCTCAGTGTTATTTATTACGTTAAGGAGCTCGATGTGAGCGGAATATTATTAGGTATAAACATCGATCATATCGCGACACTTCGTCAAGCACGCGGTACTCTGTATCCTGATCCTGTCCATGCAGCAGCAGTAGCGGAACATGCAGGGGCTGATGGTATTACTATTCATTTACGTGAAGATCGCCGCCATATTCAAGACCGTGATGTATATCTATTGGCTAAGACCTTAAAAACAAGAATGAATTTTGAGTTCGCAGTGACTGAGGAAATGATTTCGATTGCCTGTGAAGTTAAACCTGCTTATGCGTGTTTAGTCCCCGAGAAGCGTGAGGAGCTGACTACAGAAGGTGGTCTTGATGTCGCTGGTCAATTAGACAAGATAAGTTCTGCAGTGACTCGTTTAGCTGCAAAAGGCATTAAAGTGTCATTATTTATCGATGCTAATAAAGCCCAAATAGATGCTTCTGTGGCTTGTGGTGCACCTTATATCGAAATCCACACAGGCTGTTATGCTGATGCTAGCACCGATGATGAACAGGCTATCGAGTTAGCTAGGATCACTGAAATGGCGCAATATGCCCATAGTAAAGGGTTAGTGGTTAACGCTGGTCACGGGTTGCATTATCACAATGTTAAAGCTATAGCGGCTATTCCCGAGATTTACGAGCTTAATATCGGTCATGCAATCATTGCTAGAGCCGCTATTGATGGCTTAGATACTGCA from Shewanella polaris includes:
- the recO gene encoding DNA repair protein RecO translates to MQRGYVLHHRQFRESSVIVNLLIEGVGRVDAITRVGSGKRSIKSILQPFQPLIIQFSAKSEAKNLGLKNITHIEAAAPAMPLGGYSLYSGFYLNELLVRLLSVEHQAEGLFLDYHRALLALAKQFCSSHLRYFEMALLLELGALPSLSYDTQGDLLDKHCQYRFITESGFLPVVTTQESYFSHGKGCLSGAMLLALAAQDLQPDQFNQAKGLMRYLLNPLLGNKPLLSRQLFSKKAD
- the pdxJ gene encoding pyridoxine 5'-phosphate synthase produces the protein MSGILLGINIDHIATLRQARGTLYPDPVHAAAVAEHAGADGITIHLREDRRHIQDRDVYLLAKTLKTRMNFEFAVTEEMISIACEVKPAYACLVPEKREELTTEGGLDVAGQLDKISSAVTRLAAKGIKVSLFIDANKAQIDASVACGAPYIEIHTGCYADASTDDEQAIELARITEMAQYAHSKGLVVNAGHGLHYHNVKAIAAIPEIYELNIGHAIIARAAIDGLDTAVRDMKKLMLEGRRGE